In a single window of the Eshraghiella crossota genome:
- a CDS encoding hydratase — translation MIELSKNGVYLVNGTQVVDENNLDELKALTGSVPVKEDAAKNTIAYGILESHNVSGNMDKLQIKFDKLTSHDITFVGIIQTARASGLEKFPIPYVLTNCHNSLCAVGGTINEDDHMFGLTCAKKYGGIYVPPHQAVIHQFAREMLAESGKMILGSDSHTRYGALGTMAVGEGGPELVKQLLCKTYDIDRPGVVAIYLTGEPVKGVGPQDVAIAIIGAVFANGYVKNKVMEFVGPGVSNLSADFRIGVDVMTTETTCLSSIWRTDDKIKDFYDIHGRSEAYKELNPGAVTYYDGAVFVELDKIKPMIAMPFHPSNAYTIEELNANLEDILHDCEQKAKISFGDKVQFNLTNKIKNGRLYVDQGIIAGCAGGGYENICDAADILRGKSIGADEFTLSVYPASTPIYVELARNGRLADLMATGAIVKTAFCGPCFGAGDTPANNAFSIRHSTRNFPNREGSKIQNGQVASVALMDARSIAATAANKGFLTAATDMDVEYTGPTYHFDKTIYENRVFDSKGVADPEQEIQFGPNIKDWPQMVELPENLIIKVVSEIHDPVTTTDELIPSGETSSFRSNPLGLAEFTLSRKDPEYVGKAKEIQKAEKAREAGQCMGEAVPELREIMHKIKESYDVCKDNTGVGSTIFAVKPGDGSAREQAASCQKVLGGWANIANEYATKRYRSNLINWGMLPFIIDKGELPFANGDYIFIPGIAKAVKDKASVMKAYVVNKGMKEFELKMDPLTDDERQIILDGCLINYYKSH, via the coding sequence ATGATCGAATTAAGTAAAAACGGCGTATATCTCGTTAATGGAACACAGGTTGTTGATGAGAACAACTTAGATGAACTTAAAGCATTAACAGGAAGCGTACCGGTTAAAGAAGATGCGGCGAAGAATACTATTGCTTACGGAATCCTTGAATCCCACAATGTTTCGGGAAATATGGACAAGCTTCAGATAAAGTTTGATAAATTGACATCTCATGATATCACATTTGTAGGTATAATCCAGACCGCAAGAGCCAGCGGACTCGAGAAGTTCCCTATTCCTTATGTACTTACCAACTGTCATAACAGTCTTTGTGCGGTAGGCGGTACAATTAATGAGGATGACCATATGTTTGGTCTTACCTGCGCCAAGAAATACGGCGGAATTTATGTACCACCTCATCAGGCAGTTATTCACCAGTTCGCAAGGGAAATGCTTGCCGAGAGCGGTAAGATGATTCTTGGTTCTGACAGCCATACAAGATATGGAGCTCTTGGTACAATGGCAGTCGGAGAAGGCGGACCTGAACTTGTTAAACAGTTATTATGCAAGACATACGATATAGACCGTCCGGGTGTTGTGGCAATTTACCTTACGGGAGAACCTGTGAAGGGTGTTGGTCCGCAGGACGTTGCAATTGCCATTATCGGAGCAGTATTTGCTAACGGTTATGTTAAGAATAAAGTAATGGAATTTGTAGGTCCCGGCGTATCTAACCTCAGTGCCGATTTCAGAATCGGTGTGGATGTTATGACAACAGAGACAACCTGTCTTTCATCAATCTGGAGAACAGATGATAAGATTAAAGACTTTTATGATATCCATGGAAGAAGTGAAGCATACAAAGAACTTAATCCGGGTGCCGTTACTTATTATGACGGAGCAGTATTTGTTGAACTTGACAAGATTAAGCCAATGATTGCAATGCCATTCCATCCAAGTAACGCTTACACAATAGAAGAACTTAATGCCAACCTTGAAGATATTCTTCATGACTGTGAGCAGAAAGCGAAGATAAGTTTTGGAGATAAGGTACAGTTCAATCTTACCAATAAGATTAAAAACGGCAGACTTTATGTTGACCAGGGTATTATCGCAGGCTGTGCCGGCGGCGGATACGAAAATATCTGTGATGCGGCAGATATATTAAGAGGCAAATCAATCGGTGCCGATGAATTTACGCTCAGCGTATATCCTGCAAGTACACCTATTTATGTTGAACTTGCAAGAAACGGCAGACTTGCAGACCTTATGGCGACAGGTGCGATTGTTAAGACAGCATTCTGCGGACCTTGTTTCGGTGCCGGAGATACACCTGCCAACAACGCGTTTTCTATCAGACATTCAACAAGAAACTTCCCTAACAGAGAAGGCTCTAAGATACAGAACGGTCAGGTTGCTTCGGTTGCTCTTATGGATGCACGTTCAATCGCTGCAACAGCGGCTAACAAGGGATTCCTTACGGCTGCAACAGATATGGATGTGGAATACACAGGACCTACATATCATTTTGATAAGACAATATATGAAAACAGAGTTTTTGACAGTAAGGGCGTTGCAGACCCTGAACAGGAGATACAGTTTGGTCCTAATATCAAGGACTGGCCACAGATGGTAGAACTTCCTGAAAACCTTATAATCAAGGTTGTATCGGAGATTCATGACCCTGTAACAACAACGGATGAACTTATTCCTTCAGGAGAGACTTCTTCATTCAGATCTAACCCACTTGGACTTGCGGAGTTTACGCTTTCAAGAAAAGATCCTGAATATGTCGGAAAAGCTAAAGAAATACAGAAGGCAGAAAAAGCAAGAGAAGCAGGACAGTGTATGGGTGAAGCTGTACCTGAACTCAGGGAAATTATGCATAAGATTAAGGAAAGCTACGATGTATGTAAGGATAATACAGGTGTAGGAAGTACAATTTTTGCGGTTAAACCAGGTGACGGTTCGGCAAGAGAACAGGCAGCATCATGCCAGAAGGTACTTGGCGGATGGGCCAACATTGCTAATGAATATGCCACAAAGAGATACAGAAGTAACCTTATTAACTGGGGTATGCTTCCATTCATAATTGATAAAGGTGAATTGCCATTTGCTAACGGAGACTATATTTTCATTCCGGGAATCGCCAAGGCTGTTAAGGATAAAGCCTCAGTGATGAAAGCTTATGTAGTCAACAAAGGAATGAAAGAATTTGAGCTTAAGATGGATCCGTTGACAGATGATGAGCGACAGATAATACTTGATGGTTGTTTAATCAATTATTATAAATCACACTAA
- a CDS encoding serine aminopeptidase domain-containing protein: MVSKSRFTYLSRDGIHKCQAYKWQNDNVPVKGILQIIHGMQEHMERYDEFASFMCDNGFIVVGNDHLGHGLTVLSEELGYFAKDNADVIVVRDVHRLKKMTEGEYPGLPYFILGHSMGSFIARKYLTMYGKGIRGAIICGTGTKPAIVTGFGKILSSISGIFSKGHNKSGLINRLSFGGYNKKIANPTGKNDWVVRNDDVLKKYNEDSLCGFPFTSNGFKTLFSILHYVDNPKNLVSIPKSLPIFVIAGMCDPVGNYGKGPKKVYDTYKHIGISDVSLKLYPDMRHEILNDIDRNIVYEDVLKWINSRI, encoded by the coding sequence ATGGTTTCTAAATCAAGATTTACATACCTGTCAAGAGACGGTATACACAAATGCCAGGCATATAAGTGGCAGAATGACAACGTTCCCGTAAAGGGCATATTACAGATTATTCACGGTATGCAGGAACATATGGAACGATACGATGAATTTGCATCTTTTATGTGTGACAACGGTTTTATTGTAGTCGGCAATGACCATCTGGGACATGGTCTTACCGTATTATCCGAGGAATTGGGTTATTTTGCAAAAGATAATGCAGATGTAATTGTGGTCCGTGATGTCCACCGCCTTAAGAAGATGACTGAGGGCGAATATCCTGGACTTCCTTATTTTATACTTGGTCACAGTATGGGTTCATTTATTGCGAGAAAATATCTTACCATGTATGGAAAAGGTATCCGTGGTGCAATTATCTGCGGAACAGGAACGAAGCCTGCCATTGTTACAGGTTTTGGTAAGATTTTATCCTCAATTTCCGGCATTTTTTCAAAGGGACATAATAAGTCCGGGCTGATTAACCGTCTTTCTTTCGGCGGCTATAATAAAAAAATAGCCAATCCCACAGGAAAGAACGACTGGGTTGTCCGTAATGACGATGTTCTTAAAAAATACAACGAAGATTCTCTTTGCGGTTTTCCATTTACCAGCAATGGTTTCAAAACGTTATTTTCAATATTACACTATGTGGACAATCCGAAGAACCTTGTATCAATTCCTAAGTCACTCCCTATTTTTGTAATTGCGGGAATGTGTGACCCTGTGGGAAATTACGGTAAAGGTCCTAAAAAAGTCTATGACACCTACAAACACATCGGAATTTCCGATGTGTCATTAAAGCTTTATCCTGACATGAGACATGAGATTCTTAACGATATTGACCGAAATATTGTTTATGAGGATGTGCTTAAGTGGATTAATAGCAGAATATAA
- a CDS encoding biotin transporter BioY produces the protein MAKKYFNTKSIVLMALFAAILCVSAYISISLPIPGAPHLTLVNFMVLLISFVLPAFQPALVVAVWMLLGIVGVPVFIGGATGIGYLIGPWGGYTLSFIVVAILAPIVRGKKYNRIKFTILSVAAALLIDFLGMLWLTFIGGHSIKYSFAYGFVPFLPLDLIKAVVVAQIVPLFRKVIAEQSE, from the coding sequence ATGGCAAAAAAATATTTTAACACTAAATCAATCGTATTAATGGCATTGTTTGCTGCAATTTTATGTGTGTCTGCATATATCAGCATTTCATTACCTATTCCGGGAGCACCACATCTTACATTGGTAAACTTTATGGTCTTACTTATATCTTTTGTGCTTCCTGCATTTCAGCCGGCACTTGTAGTTGCAGTATGGATGCTTCTTGGAATCGTCGGCGTTCCTGTATTTATCGGAGGTGCCACAGGAATCGGATACCTTATCGGACCATGGGGCGGATATACATTATCATTTATCGTAGTTGCGATACTTGCTCCTATTGTAAGAGGCAAAAAATACAACCGAATTAAATTTACAATCCTTTCCGTAGCCGCAGCACTTTTAATAGACTTTCTTGGAATGCTCTGGCTTACATTTATTGGCGGACACTCAATCAAGTATTCATTTGCATACGGTTTTGTGCCATTCCTTCCATTGGATTTAATCAAGGCTGTTGTTGTTGCACAGATTGTACCATTGTTCAGAAAAGTTATTGCTGAACAGAGCGAATAG
- a CDS encoding HAD-IC family P-type ATPase codes for MNKATKTIPRILKDNICTVFNLLNVIIAVMLAYVGAFKNLLFITIVMTNTVVGIIQEIKAKKQIEKLSLQSRPHTTLLKGGIEEVVTPEKIRTGDILLLYSGASVCTDCTVVTGSVEVDESIVTGESEPVTHHPGDTILAGCSIISGKSTAKALCESSACFTSRMVDEVKKTDVAKSELITSMSKVTKLTGFIIVPLGILLFIQSFAVRHSTLSEAVVATSAGLLGMLPKGLVLLISIGLATGVINLSRKHVLVRELNSIENLAHCNILCLDKTGTLTEGSLKVEKVSMEIDKNEFNKLLSTYIKHTDDNNSTFKAVKHYFTAASSYEIVSTTPFSSERKYSTVALKDGRTLVLGAPEKLTCNISSDVMQLMKKGRRILYVGICNTNEITPRNITLAGKIVLSDVLRKNASESVKYFKNQDVEIKVISGDNPVAASCIAGQCSIKNNDNYIDVSGLDGESLEQAAVKYTIFGRVTPEKKRIIVRALQKNNNKVAMTGDGVNDLLALRQADCSIAMGNGSDAAKQTAELVLLDSDFGVLKDVISEGRRVINNMTKSAGVFFIKTIYSVLLCILCLFFNRDFPFIPIQITLIDAVIEAFPAFFMSFEKNDRKVEGTFLRNAITSALPDSIAIFACCLVFLLISPALSINELQCNLLMYLSVGFISLAAVAKSCMPFNSLRLFLCLSSIIMFTGAVIIMAPFLQLAALTGSLLLPMAAVIIPGIIFSLLFKKI; via the coding sequence ATGAATAAAGCAACCAAAACCATACCCCGGATATTAAAGGACAATATCTGTACCGTATTTAATTTATTAAACGTAATAATCGCTGTTATGCTTGCCTATGTAGGCGCTTTTAAGAACCTGTTATTCATAACCATTGTCATGACCAATACCGTTGTCGGCATAATTCAGGAAATAAAGGCAAAAAAACAGATTGAAAAGCTGTCGCTTCAGTCACGCCCCCATACAACACTTTTAAAAGGCGGCATTGAAGAAGTGGTTACCCCTGAAAAAATCAGAACCGGTGACATATTACTTCTATACTCAGGGGCTTCTGTCTGCACTGACTGTACTGTTGTTACAGGGTCCGTGGAAGTTGATGAATCCATTGTTACGGGAGAATCCGAACCTGTAACACATCATCCGGGCGATACGATTTTAGCGGGCTGCAGCATTATTTCAGGTAAATCAACCGCAAAAGCATTATGCGAAAGCTCTGCATGTTTTACTTCAAGGATGGTAGATGAAGTTAAAAAGACTGATGTTGCCAAATCAGAACTGATAACATCCATGAGCAAAGTCACAAAACTCACAGGTTTTATAATTGTGCCACTTGGAATACTTTTATTTATCCAGTCCTTTGCAGTCCGTCACAGTACCCTTTCGGAAGCCGTGGTGGCAACCTCTGCCGGTCTTCTCGGAATGTTGCCTAAAGGTCTTGTGTTGTTAATAAGCATAGGACTTGCCACAGGTGTAATCAATCTCTCCAGGAAACACGTTCTGGTAAGGGAATTAAATTCCATTGAAAACCTTGCCCATTGCAACATCCTTTGTCTTGATAAGACCGGAACACTTACAGAGGGAAGTCTTAAAGTAGAAAAGGTCTCAATGGAAATTGATAAGAACGAATTTAATAAACTCCTTTCGACCTACATTAAACACACCGATGATAACAATTCCACTTTTAAGGCAGTAAAGCATTATTTTACAGCCGCCTCCTCTTACGAAATTGTTTCAACAACGCCTTTTTCTTCAGAGAGAAAATATTCAACCGTTGCGCTGAAAGACGGACGTACACTCGTACTCGGTGCTCCCGAAAAGCTGACCTGCAATATTTCCTCCGATGTTATGCAGTTAATGAAAAAAGGCCGGCGAATCCTCTATGTAGGTATCTGTAACACCAATGAGATAACACCCCGCAACATTACTCTTGCCGGTAAGATTGTCCTTTCCGATGTCCTTAGGAAAAATGCGTCGGAATCCGTTAAATATTTTAAAAATCAGGATGTAGAAATTAAAGTCATATCCGGTGACAATCCGGTTGCCGCTTCCTGCATCGCAGGTCAGTGTAGTATTAAAAATAATGATAATTATATAGATGTGTCCGGTTTAGATGGTGAATCCTTGGAACAGGCTGCCGTAAAATACACAATTTTTGGCAGGGTTACTCCTGAGAAAAAACGTATCATCGTCAGGGCATTGCAGAAAAATAACAATAAAGTGGCCATGACAGGCGACGGAGTCAATGATTTACTGGCATTACGTCAAGCGGATTGCTCCATTGCAATGGGAAACGGCAGTGATGCCGCCAAACAGACAGCGGAGTTGGTTCTTCTGGATTCGGATTTTGGCGTGTTAAAAGACGTTATTTCAGAAGGCCGCCGTGTCATAAATAACATGACTAAATCGGCCGGTGTCTTTTTCATAAAAACAATTTATTCCGTACTGCTTTGTATTTTATGTCTGTTCTTTAACAGGGATTTTCCGTTTATTCCGATTCAGATTACATTGATAGATGCGGTAATAGAAGCTTTTCCTGCATTTTTTATGTCATTTGAAAAGAATGACCGCAAAGTCGAAGGTACCTTTTTACGGAATGCAATTACAAGTGCATTGCCTGACAGCATTGCCATATTCGCCTGCTGCCTTGTATTTCTCCTTATAAGTCCGGCACTCAGCATAAATGAATTGCAATGCAATCTTTTAATGTATCTTTCTGTAGGTTTTATAAGCCTGGCAGCCGTAGCCAAATCATGTATGCCTTTTAACAGCCTTCGTCTGTTTCTTTGTCTGTCATCCATAATTATGTTTACGGGTGCAGTAATTATTATGGCACCATTTTTACAGCTTGCAGCACTTACGGGAAGTCTGCTGTTACCTATGGCTGCGGTTATAATCCCCGGAATTATATTCTCCCTGCTTTTCAAGAAAATTTAA
- a CDS encoding 5-methyltetrahydropteroyltriglutamate--homocysteine S-methyltransferase, with translation MSNLQTPFRYDFVGSFLRPDKLKEARRKFDNGESDYAALKKVEDECIVELVAKIKELGYHVITDGEFRRATWHLDFMWGFDGVGHTPTETGLPFHGEAAMVDDTYIVGRIGLSKEHPFVEHFRFVKALEDENTVAKQTMPSPAQVLAQFTMPFNRLNTEKVYSDDKELEDDIVAVYKKVIDDLYAAGCRNIQLDDCTWGMFADKIGHTLYGTTREGLIEFQKAHKDINNRVIANAPKDMIINTHVCRGNFHSTYASEGAYDSVADVLFGEENVNAYFLEFDDERSGGFAPLAKVSGDKKVVLGLITTKSPKLEDKQLIIDRIHDAAKYIPLDRLYLSPQCGFASCEIGNKLTEEEQWAKLKLVKEIATEVWG, from the coding sequence ATGAGTAATTTACAGACACCTTTCAGATACGATTTTGTAGGCAGTTTTTTAAGGCCTGATAAATTAAAAGAAGCAAGAAGAAAGTTTGATAACGGAGAATCCGATTATGCTGCGTTAAAAAAAGTTGAAGACGAGTGTATCGTTGAACTTGTAGCAAAAATAAAGGAGCTCGGTTACCATGTAATTACAGACGGTGAGTTCAGAAGAGCAACATGGCATCTCGACTTTATGTGGGGATTTGATGGTGTAGGACATACACCTACAGAAACAGGACTTCCTTTCCACGGAGAAGCAGCGATGGTTGATGATACATATATAGTCGGCAGAATCGGTTTATCAAAAGAGCATCCGTTTGTCGAACATTTCAGATTCGTTAAAGCATTAGAAGACGAGAATACAGTAGCAAAACAGACCATGCCTTCGCCTGCTCAGGTTCTGGCACAGTTTACAATGCCATTTAACAGATTAAATACAGAAAAAGTATACAGCGATGACAAAGAGCTTGAAGACGATATTGTGGCAGTTTACAAAAAGGTTATTGATGACCTTTATGCCGCAGGCTGCAGAAACATCCAGTTAGATGACTGTACATGGGGTATGTTTGCGGACAAAATAGGACATACACTTTACGGAACAACAAGGGAAGGACTTATCGAATTCCAGAAAGCACATAAGGATATCAATAACAGGGTTATTGCCAACGCACCAAAGGATATGATTATTAATACCCATGTCTGCCGCGGTAATTTCCATTCAACCTATGCAAGCGAGGGTGCTTACGATTCTGTTGCGGATGTTTTATTCGGTGAAGAAAATGTAAATGCATACTTCCTTGAATTTGATGATGAGAGATCAGGCGGATTTGCTCCTCTTGCAAAAGTATCCGGAGATAAAAAAGTCGTTCTCGGACTTATAACAACAAAGTCTCCTAAGTTAGAGGATAAACAGCTTATCATTGACAGAATTCATGATGCGGCCAAATACATTCCTCTCGACAGATTATATTTAAGTCCACAGTGCGGTTTTGCTTCCTGCGAAATCGGAAATAAACTTACAGAAGAAGAACAGTGGGCAAAACTTAAACTTGTAAAAGAAATTGCCACAGAAGTCTGGGGCTAG
- a CDS encoding LysR family transcriptional regulator translates to MTLQQLMYYVTTAECGNITEAAEKLFISQPSLSNAIHNLEKEMGIVAFIRSNKGVVLTRDGEKLLSFSRMLLEQADIMKEHFGTGEKRTPKFSVSCQHYSFAVNAFVDLIKEYDADQYSFIIRETQTGEIIDDVAGGRSEIGIIYLSENNEEVLRKMLKKNELVFEELFIANPHVFICKEHPLAKKDIIKVEELKAYPYLVFEQGEKNSFYYAEEFLSMLDFPKNIQVRDRATLFNLVIGLNGFTVSSGVIDRKLNSESIIAKPLDVNCYMRIGTIRKKNIMFSKYAFSYMEALKKHLSIVLKYE, encoded by the coding sequence TTGACATTACAGCAGCTTATGTATTATGTGACAACTGCCGAATGTGGAAATATTACTGAGGCGGCAGAAAAGCTTTTTATCTCACAGCCAAGTCTCAGTAATGCGATTCACAATCTGGAAAAAGAAATGGGAATAGTTGCTTTTATAAGATCTAATAAAGGCGTGGTGCTTACAAGAGATGGGGAAAAACTTTTATCATTCTCAAGAATGTTGCTTGAACAGGCAGATATTATGAAGGAACATTTTGGGACAGGGGAAAAGAGAACTCCGAAATTTTCGGTATCCTGCCAGCATTATTCGTTTGCGGTTAATGCTTTTGTGGACCTTATTAAAGAATATGATGCCGACCAGTACAGTTTTATTATCCGGGAAACACAGACGGGTGAGATCATTGATGACGTAGCCGGGGGCAGAAGTGAGATTGGAATTATATACCTTTCGGAAAATAATGAAGAAGTTCTCAGGAAGATGTTAAAAAAGAATGAGCTTGTATTTGAGGAATTGTTTATTGCAAATCCACATGTGTTTATCTGCAAGGAACATCCTCTTGCAAAAAAAGATATTATCAAAGTGGAAGAGTTGAAAGCATATCCGTATCTTGTTTTTGAACAGGGAGAAAAAAATTCATTTTATTATGCGGAAGAATTTTTAAGCATGCTTGATTTCCCAAAGAATATACAGGTCAGGGACAGGGCGACACTTTTCAATCTTGTAATAGGACTCAATGGTTTTACAGTTAGTTCAGGTGTAATTGACCGTAAGTTAAACAGTGAAAGCATTATTGCCAAACCACTTGATGTAAATTGTTATATGAGAATCGGGACGATAAGAAAGAAAAATATTATGTTCAGCAAATATGCTTTTTCATATATGGAAGCATTAAAAAAGCATCTGTCCATAGTTTTAAAATATGAATAA
- a CDS encoding citrate/2-methylcitrate synthase, with amino-acid sequence MALGGTPVNNQEMMQLLPELDSQYEELVQYCKKSGTIDQSLYMEYDVKRGLRDSNGKGVLTGLTEISDVVAFDIIDGEPVPCDGRLYFQGQNVNNLVRKAHNRRFLFEETTYLLLFGSLPTEHQLKQFINILGGLRELSGQFVRDVIMKAPSANIMNALEKSIVTLYSYDENPEDISVENVLRQSLQLISKVPVISVFAYQSYMHFKKNDVLIIRNPDPECSTAENILRMLRPDGKYTELEAKVLDVALVLHAEHGGGNNSTFTTHVVTSSGTDTYSTIASSIASLKGPKHGGANLKVQKMIEDIKCHVTDWEDEKALTGYLQKILDKQAFDKAGLIYGIGHAVYTLSDPREVLLKEYAYKLAMEKGHLKEYELLDRIENISKKLVAQSRNTLKPICANVDFYSGFVYTMLGIPEELFTPIFAIARIAGWSAHRLEELVNKGKIIRPAYKYVGHHVDYVDIADRKEREI; translated from the coding sequence ATGGCGTTAGGAGGCACACCCGTGAATAATCAGGAAATGATGCAGCTGTTACCTGAACTCGATAGTCAGTATGAGGAATTGGTACAGTATTGTAAGAAATCAGGTACAATAGATCAGAGTCTATATATGGAATATGACGTTAAGAGAGGTCTTCGAGACAGCAACGGTAAAGGCGTGCTGACAGGACTTACTGAGATATCCGATGTAGTGGCTTTTGATATTATTGATGGGGAGCCGGTACCTTGTGACGGCAGACTTTACTTTCAGGGTCAGAATGTGAATAATCTTGTAAGAAAGGCACATAACAGGAGATTCCTTTTTGAAGAGACAACGTATCTTCTGCTTTTCGGAAGTCTTCCTACAGAACATCAGTTGAAGCAGTTTATTAATATTTTAGGCGGTCTCCGTGAACTTTCGGGACAGTTTGTACGTGATGTAATTATGAAAGCACCTTCCGCTAATATTATGAATGCACTTGAGAAGAGTATAGTTACACTTTATTCTTATGATGAGAATCCTGAGGATATCTCTGTTGAGAATGTTTTACGCCAGTCGCTCCAGCTTATTTCAAAGGTGCCGGTAATTTCAGTTTTTGCATATCAGTCTTATATGCACTTCAAGAAGAATGATGTGTTGATTATTCGTAATCCGGATCCTGAGTGTTCTACAGCCGAGAATATTTTAAGAATGTTAAGACCTGACGGTAAATATACAGAACTTGAAGCCAAAGTGCTTGATGTTGCACTTGTTCTTCATGCGGAACACGGTGGTGGTAATAACTCTACTTTTACGACACATGTTGTTACGTCTTCGGGAACAGATACTTATTCAACAATAGCATCTTCAATAGCATCATTAAAGGGACCTAAGCATGGTGGTGCCAACCTTAAGGTTCAGAAAATGATAGAAGATATTAAGTGCCATGTTACTGATTGGGAGGATGAGAAGGCTCTCACAGGCTATCTCCAGAAGATACTTGATAAGCAGGCTTTTGATAAGGCAGGACTTATTTATGGAATAGGACATGCGGTATATACCCTTTCGGATCCGAGAGAAGTTCTTCTCAAAGAGTATGCTTATAAGCTTGCCATGGAGAAAGGACATCTTAAAGAGTATGAGCTTCTTGACAGAATTGAAAATATATCTAAGAAGCTTGTTGCACAGTCAAGAAATACCTTAAAGCCAATATGTGCCAATGTGGATTTTTACAGCGGATTTGTATATACGATGCTTGGAATTCCTGAAGAACTTTTTACACCAATCTTTGCAATTGCAAGAATTGCCGGATGGAGTGCGCATCGTCTTGAAGAACTTGTCAACAAAGGCAAGATAATCAGACCGGCATATAAGTATGTGGGACATCATGTTGACTATGTAGATATCGCAGACAGAAAAGAAAGAGAAATATAA
- a CDS encoding NUDIX hydrolase, translated as MEKDERWDIYDVNKKVTGRTMRRNDFCLKDDEYHLTVLGVVSRPDGKYLITRRAMDKVWAPGAWEVSGGACMAGEESYDAVKREVLEETGLDVSNADGGFVFTYHRENPGKGDNYFVDVYHFVMDFDENDVIPQETETNGFMLASHEQIKEFAKNGNFLHYDSIKRVFE; from the coding sequence ATGGAAAAAGATGAACGCTGGGATATTTATGATGTAAATAAAAAGGTTACGGGAAGAACTATGAGGCGCAACGATTTCTGCCTTAAGGATGATGAGTATCATCTTACGGTTCTTGGAGTAGTGTCAAGACCGGACGGAAAGTATCTTATAACCAGACGTGCAATGGACAAGGTGTGGGCACCGGGGGCATGGGAAGTTTCAGGCGGTGCCTGTATGGCAGGTGAAGAGTCCTACGATGCTGTTAAGAGAGAGGTTCTTGAAGAAACAGGGCTTGATGTAAGCAATGCGGATGGAGGCTTTGTTTTTACATATCACAGAGAGAATCCGGGTAAAGGTGACAACTATTTCGTGGATGTTTACCATTTTGTAATGGATTTTGATGAAAATGATGTTATTCCACAGGAAACGGAGACCAATGGTTTTATGTTAGCCAGCCATGAACAGATAAAAGAGTTTGCGAAAAACGGTAATTTTTTACATTATGACAGTATTAAAAGGGTTTTTGAATAG